From a single Bufo bufo chromosome 9, aBufBuf1.1, whole genome shotgun sequence genomic region:
- the CSDC2 gene encoding cold shock domain-containing protein C2 has product MSSDSTTPTHPLQSPKSPIGPSYPFHREGSRLWERSHLLLGELPSPLPTKRTRTYSATARASAGPIYKGVCKQFSRSQGHGFITPENGTEDIFVHISDIEGEYVPVEGDEVTYKMCPIPPKNQKLQAVEVILTHLSPHTKHETWSGQIISS; this is encoded by the exons ATGTCTTCTGACTCCACCACGCCAACCCATCCACTTCAGTCCCCAAAGTCACCGATAGGTCCTTCCTACCCATTCCACAGAGAAGGGAGCCGACTCTGGGAGAGGAGTCACCTTCTTCTAGGAGAACTGCCGAGCCCTCTTCCAACTAAGAGAACTCGTACATATTCAGC CACTGCAAGAGCATCTGCAGGACCAATCTACAAGGGTGTTTGCAAGCAGTTCTCTCGTTCCCAGGGTCATGGGTTCATCACTCCTGAAAATGGAACAGAAGACATATTTGTACACATTTCTGA CATTGAGGGGGAATATGTACCTGTGGAAGGAGATGAGGTAACGTACAAGATGTGCCCGATCCCACCCAAGAACCAGAAATTACAAGCTGTGGAAGTTATCCTGACTCACCTTTCTCCTCACACAAAGCATGAGACCTGGTCAGGGCAGATCATCAGCTCTTAA